The following proteins are co-located in the Apium graveolens cultivar Ventura chromosome 5, ASM990537v1, whole genome shotgun sequence genome:
- the LOC141724850 gene encoding annexin D5-like produces the protein MATVSVPPVLTSPRDDAIQLYRAFKGFGCDTAAVVNILAHRNASQRALIQQEYKAMYSSDLNKKLSSELSGDVKRAVLLWMYDPAARDAYVVHQALGGGGSTINLRAATEVLCSRTPSQLQHLRQLYYAMFTTYLEPTLELQASGDHQKLLLAYITTPRHEGPEVDRSMVEHDAKALYKAGEKKLGTDEKTFIRIFSERSRAHLAAVSATYHNIYDRKLEKAIKNETSGNFEYGLVTILRCAENPGMYFAKVLRKAMKGIGTDDSTLTRVIVTRAEIDMQYIKAEYHKKYGKTLNDAVHSETSSHFKAFLLALLGPTHH, from the exons ATGGCAACAGTGAGTGTACCACCGGTGTTAACTTCCCCTCGTGATGATGCTATTCAACTCTACCGTGCTTTCAAAG GATTTGGCTGTGATACTGCTGCTGTGGTAAATATACTGGCCCATCGTAATGCTTCACAGCGTGCTCTGATTCAACAAGAGTATAAAGCAATGTATTCTTCAGACCTTAACAAGAAATTGTCTTCGGAGCTAAGTGGCGATGTGAAG AGAGCCGTTCTACTTTGGATGTATGATCCAGCAGCCCGGGATGCCTATGTTGTGCATCAGGCTTTAGGTGGAGGTGGAAGCACAATCAATCTCAGAGCTGCTACAGAAGTTTTATGCTCTAGAACTCCATCCCAGTTACAACATCTCAGACAGCTGTACTATGCAATGTTCACGACATACCTTGAGCCAACTCTAGAACTCCAAGCATCTGGCGATCACCAAAAG TTGCTACTTGCATATATAACTACCCCTCGCCACGAAGGCCCGGAAGTTGATAGATCTATGGTAGAGCATGATGCTAAAGCTCTTTATAAAGCTGGGGAAAAGAAATTGGGAACGGATGAGAAGACCTTCATACGTATTTTTAGCGAAAGAAGCAGGGCACATCTTGCTGCTGTTAGTGCTACTTATCACAACATTTATGACAGAAAGCTGGAAAAG GCGATAAAAAATGAAACATCAGGGAACTTTGAGTATGGTCTTGTGACTATCTTACGGTGTGCAGAGAATCCCGGGATGTACTTTGCTAAG GTACTGCGCAAGGCTATGAAAGGCATCGGTACTGATGACTCAACTCTCACTAGAGTAATCGTGACAAGGGCTGAAATTGATATGCAGTATATCAAGGCAGAGTACCACAAGAAATATGGGAAGACTTTGAATGATGCTGTTCACTCAGAGACATCAAGCCATTTCAAGGCCTTTCTCCTTGCTCTCTTGGGCCCCACCCATCACTGA